TAAATAATAATAGTTGCCCTCCAATAGAAATTACAGGAAAAATTAAAGGTGGTAGAACAAAAGTTGATGGTATAAGTTCCCAATTTGTATCGTCTTTATTGATTACTACTCCTCTTGCAGAAAGAAATACTCAAATAGAGGTTGTAAATATTCACGAAAAACCTTATATAGATATGACTCTTAATTGGTTAAATGAGCAGAATATAAGATATGAAAAGAGCGATGATTTAACGTTTTTTAATATTGAAGGTTCTCAACATTACTCTTCTTTCATAAAAAATATTCCTGGGGATTGGAGTTCTGCAACTTTTCTTATTGTGGCTGGAGCAATAACTAAATCAGATATTTTACTTAAAGGACTTGATATAAATGATACTCAAGGAGATAAAGAGGTTATAAAATATCTTGAAAAGATGGGGGCTGATATTAAGGTAGAAGCAGAAGGTATAAGGATAAAGGGAAGAGAATTGACAGGAACAGATATTGACTTAAACAATACTCCTGACGCTCTACCAGCCCTTGCTGTTGTTGGTTGTTTTGCTAAAGGAACTACCACTCTTTGTAATGTTGCTCACGCAAGAATTAAAGAAACAGATAGAATCAAAGTTATGACTCAAGAATTAATAAAAATGGGGGCTGATATTAGAGAAACTCAAGATGGTATGATAATAAAACAGAGCAACTTAAAAGGTACAACTGTTGATGGACATTATGACCATCGGGTTATTATGGCTCTTTCGCTTGCAGGGCTTATTTCGGAAGGTAAAACATCAATAAGTTCCTCTGAGGCGATAAACATAACTTTTCCCACTTTTGTGAAACTTATGGAAAGTTTAGGTGCAAAAATAAAAATGGAGGTATAAAAATGCTTGGAAACACTTTTGGAAGGATATTTCGTGTAACAACCTGTGGAGAATCTTACGGTAAAGGTAAGGGGTCAGGGCTTGCTACTATTGTTGATGGTGTACCGCCTGGATTAAAAATAACCAAAGAAGTTATACAGAAAGAACTTGATAAAAGAAAACCCGGACACGGAAAACTTAACAGCCCACGAAAAGAGACAGATAAATGCGAAATCTTTGCAGGTATAGGACAAGACGGAGTAACAACTGGGGTTCCGTTGGGAATAATGGTTTATAATGTTGATACCCAAAAAGTTCATATTGAACAGTATAGGGCTTATAAAGATATATTTAGACCTGCACATGCTACATACTCTTTCTTTTTGAAATATGGTGAAGCACAAGATTGGTGTGGGGCTGGTAGGGCTTCTGGTAGAGAAACGGTTGGTAGGGTTGCTGGTGGAGCTGTAGCAAAATTTATTCTTGAGAGAGAAAAGATAGAAATTTTAGGATACACTAAAGAATGTATGGGTATAAAAGCAAAAAATATGTCGTGGGAAGAGATAAAAAAGAATTATAGAAAAAACGAAATAAATTGCCCTGACTTGAAGACAGCAGAAATGATGGAAAAAAAGGTGCTTGAAATTAAAGATGAAGGTGATACCGCTGGAGGTATTATCGAGTTGATTGCTCATAATGTCCCTGCTGGGCTTGGGGAGCCTGTCTTTGATAAATTAAACGCTACTATTGCTCAAGCTTTGTGTAGTATTGGGGCAGTGAAGGGGATAGAGTTTGGTGCTGGGTTTAAGGTTGGGAATATGAAGGGGTCCGAAAATAATGACCAACCGTATATGTCTAAAGACGGGAAGGTAAGATTTAAAACTAATAACGCTGGCGGGTTTCTTGGAGGTATTTCTACTGGTGAAGATATTGTTGTTAGGATAGCGGTTAAACCAACACCAACAATTTCTAAAGAGCAGACCTCTATCAATATGAGTAGAATGAAAGAAGAGACGTTAAGTCCTATAACAAGAAGGGACCCTACTCTGGTTGCAAGGATATATGTTGTTGCAGAAGCGATGATGTCTATGGCTATTTTAGATTCTTTGTATCTTGCAAGAGCTTATGATTCTTTGGCAAAACTTGATAAAAAATGGATAAAACTTAAAGGTTGAATGATTAACAAAACTGCAAACTTCGGGTTGAAGGCTCTGGGGCTTATATAAAAATTGACGGTATAAGATTGTAAATTGTATAATTAAAAAAGTTTAACTTACTAAAAAAACACCACAAAAAAATTATGGACAAACTAAAAAAGACGATTTTTCATAGTAGGCATATTGAATTGAAAGCTAAAATGGTAGATTTTGGCGGTTGGAGTATGCCTATTCAGTATTCTACTGGTATTATTAAGGAACATCTGTTGACAAGAAGTAAAGCAGGATTATTTGATGTTTCTCATATGGGGAGGTTTCTTTTTAAGGGCAAAGACGCTATTCCTTTTTTAAGATATGTTTTAACCAACGATGTTTCAGCCCTTACTCCTGGACTCTCTCAATACACTATAATCTCTAATGAAAACGGCGTTGCCATTGATGATGCGTATATATACCGATTGTTTGAGGACGAATATATGCTTGTTGTTAACGCTGGTAACAAACAAAAAGATTGGGATTATTTACGAAATATGGCAGTCAGATTTAAAAACTTAGAAATTATTGACAAATCAGAAGAGTTATCAATGATTTCTATACAAGGTCCCAACTCTGAAAACATTCTTAAAAAGGTTATCTCTTCTGGGGAGTTACCTGAGAAAAAAAATTACATTAGTATATCAAAAATCGGTGGAACAGAGATTTTAGTTAGTAAAACTGGTTATACAGGCGAACCAATAGGTTTTGAACTTATTTTAGAAACAGTTCAAGCTATAAAAGTATGGGATTTACTTATAGGCAAAGAAGCCTACCCTGTTGGATTAGGCGCAAGAGATACCCTGCGGTTAGAAGCCAACCTACCTTTATATGGGCACGAACTTGGCACAACTCCAGAGGGACAAGAGATGCCAATATTTAGTTTTCCTTTATCCAGATTTGGAGTTAGTTTTAAAGATACAGAAAGAGATTTTATTGGTAAACCTTCTCTTTTAAAACAGTACAACGCTTTACAACAATTTAAAATAAAAGATTACACGTTAATTGATGATTTGCCACAAACTATAAAACCTATAACCCTTACAGGGAAAGGTATTGGTAGAGCAGGATATAAGGTCTTCTCACAAGAAAAACCTGTAGGATATATAACAAGTGGAACCTCAGTGCCTTACTATACATTTGATGAAGAACAAATTGCAGAAACTAAAAGCGTAAGGTCTATATGCCTTGCTCTTTTAAGTAGTGATATTCAGGTAAATGATAGTGTAAATGTCGAGATTAGAGGAGAAAAAGTTGGTGCTGTTGTAGTTAAAGCGCACTTGAGGACTAAATCTTATCCTTACGCTAAACCTATTTTAGGGAAGAAACAATAAGAAATATTTCACCATATACTTTTTCCATTATGGGTGGCAGGAAAAAAGAAATTCCGGTTCAAGTTCGGAATAGCAAAAAAGGGCAACTACATTCCATTAAACTCTTTGCAAACCCCTGAGGATTTACTATCCCATTACTTTCATCGGTTAGAGGGCAAAAAAGGTCGGTTTATTGAATTAGACAAAAACATCTCTTGACAGTATCTCTTATATTAGGTATAACAGAATTGGAGAGTTCAGAGAGCAGGAAGGTTTGCGAAGTAAGTATCAAGCACGGTAGTAAAAGCAGGATAGATTTCACAAAGTAGTCCGAAGTACTCTGAGCTCTCCTCCTCTTTTTAGCCCTTTTGCCTAAACCTACGATAAAAATAAGCACCTGTAATAAGAACTATCCCCGCACCTATAAGCACCAACATTTTTGCAAAACTTCCAATATACTTTATATCTACTGAGATAATTTTTAAAAGAGTAAGGCCAAAAAGTGATAAGGCAGAAATTCTTAAAGACAAAATTTTCTTAACCAATCCAACCACCAAAAGCCCAAAACCATAAAGAATCCATAATAGTGAAATAGCAGCAACCAGTTTATCTTCTCCTAAATTCCATACTATATTGCAAGATGAGTAAACCTGTATATTCATCTCTACAAAAAGAAGTAGAATAAAAAGTGTCCACAGATATATATCACTATTTTTTTCGTAACTAAGTGTTGAAATATCTTTTCTGCCAAACTGTTTAGCACCCAAAAACATAGCAACAAGAACCGTTCCTACCGAAAGAAATTGGAAGTTAAATAGAAATTGTGGAGAGTAAAAATTTGGTGAAATAACCAGAGTATCTACAATAGTTTTTATAAATGTTAGTGTAAGCAGGGCCAACCCAGCGGAACGAAACAAAGATGTTTCTTTTTTAACTTCAGCAAATATAAGGAATAAAGCAAATATAGCCCAAAAAATCGTTGAGACAAGCCACTCAGTCCCATCCAACATTCCTGTTGCTCCAGAAAAATACGAAAATATCTCTATATTAGATATCCAAAAAAGCCCTAAAATAAAAAGTGACCATAAATGTTTAGTATAATTCTTTTCTTCATAAGAGAAGTTTTTACCTCGTTCTAATAACACTGCAGAGAAAAGAAAAGTTAAAGATGACAAGAGTATAGTCAAAAAACTTGTATTTAAAAAAAGTAGTCCAGTTTTGCCCTGTGAATATAAGAAAAACGTGTCAATAAAAAATAAACGTGCTGTAACAAGAATAAAAATGATTAACCCACCTACCCTCAAAGGTTTCCTATCTATTTTTGAGCCAATCATCATAAGGATAATAGCCTCCACGCCCCAAACAAAAGTAATCCAAAGATTTTTTACCATCATAGGAACAGGGAGAGTTAAAAGCCCAATAGAAGTACCTATAAACCCAAAATAGAGCAGTTTGTCTTTATTGTTAGTTTTCCTTATCAGGTATGCAAGAATGAAATAAGTGGCAGCCATAAAAACTGGAATATAGGGTAAAATATATTTTATATTTTGCAAGGCAGGCATACTAAACATATCTCTAAAAACCAAGAAAAAAACTAATGGGTTCGCTACTACCAGAAGTAGATCTTCCCAATTAGATTTCTCCTTTTTAATTATGCTATATATAAGAGAGGTTATAGCAAAAGTTAAAAAATAGATACCTGCAAAAACTGAAATCATACGAAGGTCTTGTTTGACAAGATACCAATCGATGAAATAGTATAAAGTAAAAAGAAAGGAGAGAAACGGAAGAGCACGCCATTTTCTAAAGGAGACAGCAAAAAGAACCCCAAGATTAAGAATTAAAAGGTAGATAAACAATTTTGGTTCATAATATATTTCTGTTCCAGGGTTAACAAGTAAAAGTGGTGTAAGAAAAGCTCCAATAGTACTAAGTAAAGATGTAGCCAAAGAATTGCTTGTAACCGAAACAAACATACCACCAAGTGTGACAAGAAAAAATAAGATAAAAGAGAGTTGGATGTTGAATAGTTTATAAAAATGGTAAGCAGTAAAGATTGTTATGTAGAATATTATAAGAGAAAGCCCAAAAATCCCTTGAGCAAGAGTAAGAAATTTTTTTTTACGAAGATGATGGCTTATCCCAATAAAAATGAAGCCCAACAAAAAACCAAGAAAACAACGTAAGGCCTCTCCTATCCAACCTTGTTCAAAGGCATATTTAAGGAAACCAGCGAACCCAGCAGAAAGAAGTAAGACACCAACCCAAACAAGCCATCTCTCCCCAATAATTTTTTCTAACCTTAGCCACTCTTTTCTACTTTTTTCTGATACAACAGATTTTGATTCATCATACTCTACAGATTTTTTAGTGTAATCGATAAGAGTTAAATCTTTATTGTCAAGTAACTTATCTATAGATGTAGCAGGTTGAGGAGGTCTTTCTTCTTCTTTTGAGATACCCCCCATCTTCTTTTCAAGAATTTTAAGCCTTTTATCAAGTTCTGAGATTCTGTGCAGAATAATAACGGCAAAAATCAAGAAGATTAGAAACAAATTAAAACCTCCTTTGGGTAACCCTTAGGTATTGCCTCATATTTTCTCACAAAAACGGAATGGAAAAAAGGATATAAAAGCGAGATTCCGGCTCAAGTCCCTCAGGGGTACTCGGGATAAACCACTAACCCTTTCTCCCTCTCTCCCAATGGAGAGGGAGAAAGCGGGGACATTCCTTTTCCTATACTCGACTAAGACGAAGGTCTGACTTCCGCAAAAACTCCCTCGGGCATACTGTAACAAGGCGCCAAGAACAAACCTTCATCAGTAACTTTTTTTCAAAAACGGAACGGGGAAAACGTCTCTTTTTAGTGTGAATTTTATATTAGAGTAACTTCCCTTATTTCGCTAGAAACCAGTTTACCGTTCTTATAATATTCTACGGTTACTTTCTGTTTATTCCCTGTTTTTGTTCCGGGTATAGCGATAATATCCTCATTAATTCCTTGTTCTGTAGTACGAGAATATTTGACTGTAGCGTTGTTTTTAACTGCTTCTTTAACTGCTTGTTCTACAACGTCTTTATCAGCAGAAACCTCTGCTTGGCTTGTTGCTTTAGAATCAACGGTATGACCTATCCATCCACCCGCGGCAGCTCCTGCAGCCGCACCAATAATAGCACCTCTCCAAGGTCTGTTGGAATCAACAAGAGCCCCGAGTATACCACCAGCAACAGCACCTACACCTGCACCTGTTTTAGTTTTAGGTGTTAAGACTTCATCTATACCTGCACAACCACTTAACAATATTGCAACAAGTGTTATACCAGCAACAACCTTTATCTTCATTGAATTTCTCCTTTAACTTTAATATTCCAAAAAAAAGGCGGGCACCCCTTAAAAAGAGATTACCCGCCTAAAATTGAGCAAGAATTATTGTGCAACAAAAAAACCGACCTTACGAGCAAATGGCCATTCGTCTTGTGTAGGCACTTGCATAGCACCAACAGCTTCTGTAATTATTCTGTTGGAAGCAATTTTTCCATTTGATGTTAGATAGTTCTTAACAGCATTAACTCTGCGTTCAGAAAGCCTTTGGTTATAACCAGTTTTTCCTTCAGGTGAAGCAGAACCAACAAGGTTAACCTTTACTTCAGGGTTAGCTTTCAAAATTTCTATATTGCTCTTTAAAGTTCTAAGGGCAACAGATGTAAAAGCAGAACTATCCCAGTTAAAATAAACGTCTTTTAAGTTAAGCGATTCTTTTGTAACTTTATCAACATATACGGTCTTTTCGACTGCTTTTTCTACTTCTCTATCTCTGTAAACAATCTTTTCTACAGGTTTTTCCACTACTCTATCTCTGTAAACAATCTTCTCTACAGGTTTTTCTACCACTTTTTCTACTACTCTATCTCTGTAAACAATCTTCTCTACAGGTTTTTCTACCACTCGTTCTACTTCTCTTACTATAGGTTTTGGTCCTTCAACAACAGGAACAACTCTTTTAGCTTTTGAGCAAGGACAAGTAAAAATAGATGCTGGTCTTGCAGCTCTCTTTACTTTAGGAGTTCCTTCAATTTCTTTAGGTTCACCAACTAAATAACCTTTATTACCTTCTCCGGGTTCTACTGCCTGCACTTCTGTTTTTTCTACTGCTTTTTTTGTTACTCTTGGTTCTCTTACTGGAACTTCTTTTTCGCATTTCTCAGAGTCAAAAAAGATTGCTGCTGGCATTTGTTGCCCTGTTGCTTTTGTCGCTTCAACTTCTTTGGGTCCACCTATTAAATACCCTTGATTACCGTCTGCTTGAGCAACAGCGTAAACAGAAAACAATATACCAAGTACTACAAAAAATCCTGCTACTCCACCTATTTTTTTCACAGCTTTTCCTCCTTTTATAAATAATTTCAATTTGAACTTCACTTATTATACCTTTTTTTATGATTTTTGTCACTCTTTAAAACTAAAGAAAATTATTAAAGTCGGGGCGCCCGGATTCGAACCGGGGACCCCCAGAACCCCATTCTGGTGCCCTAAGCCGGACTGGGCCACGCCCCGAGAAAAAGTAAAATTATTTTATGAATTTTTCTCTCTAATCATTCTTATAAAATTCATACAAAATTCGTCCTTGCCAGATAAAACATTCCCCAGACAGATTGCTTCTTTAATACCTGCATCGCAAGGGTCAGCAATAACTGAATCAAGACCAAAAACTGTTCCTACTGCAAGAAAATATTTGTTGACCAAAGTTCTACTGGGTAAACCAAAAGATATATTGGAAAGCCCGCAAGTTGTCATAACAGAAGGAAACCTCTCTTTTATAGCCTTAAGACTATCTAAAAAAAGAATTCCATTTTTCCAATCGGTGCTTATAGGTTGAACAAGCGCATCAATAAAAACGTTTTCTTGTTTTATCCCTATTTTTTCGAGTAACCCTAAAAGTTTTTGGGTTATCTCTATTTTTTTGTCTATATTTGAAGGAATACCAGAGTCATCCATAGTAAGACATATCACCTTAGAATTGGGATATTCTTGTAACAATGGAATAATTTGAGCAACCTTTTCAGTCTCACCGCTAAGAGAGTTGAGCATTACCGCATTGTTTTTCACCAAAGGTAAACAATAACGTATAACTTCTGTATCAGAACTATCAATACAGACCCCTGTCCCCACAAACTCATTGGTGATGTCTACCAACCACTCTAAATCTTCTTTTTCTTGCTGAGGACCTTTTCCTGTACCTGCGTTAATATCTATATAATCAGCACCATTTTCAACCTGCAAACTAACAAGTTTTTTTATATAATCAACATTTTTCTCTTGTAATGCCTTAGATATAGATTTTCTGGTACCGTTTATAAGTTCACCAATTAAAATCACTATTTACTCCTGGCAAACAGAATACGTTTTTCTAACCTTCCATTCAGCTTGTTTTCCTGCGTTCCATTGTTTCAAAGGTCTTAAATACCCAACTACCCGCGCATAAACTTCACAAGGTTTATATCCACTCAAAGCAGGGTCCTTTTCAAAACATTCTTCACATTTAACAAAGATATTGTCTTCTCTAATAGAAGGTGGCTCTACATCATAAACAGCTCCCCCTTCTGCAAAAACATTACCTTGATTGTCTATGCCAGCTACTACTTCTACCTTACTTCCGCAATCGTGACACTTTCCGCAAAACACAAGTTCATTACAATCTTCTTTTTTTAATAGTTCTTCCAGTTTTTCTTTTCTCATTTTATCCTCTGAAAGTATTATGGAGAAACAAACTTTCTCTCTTTCCTCATTTTCCTTCGTCTTCTTATTTGACTCGGTTTCTCATAAAATTCTTTTGCTTTTACCTCTCTAATAATACCTTCTCTTTCAACTTCTCTTTTAAATTGTCGGAAAATCCTTTCAAAATCGTGATTTCTTCTCAAACTTTTTCACCTCCTTAATGCCATCTTTTTTAAGTTAAAGATAGCATTACAACTTCATTAAACATTTAAATAACAACCTCTTAACACAATAAAGAGGTGATAAAACTAATATGATTTATTATCTTTTATGTCCTTAAAACCTATAATCCATTATAATTCTTAGGAAGAGTTTTGTCAACTCTGAGTCTTTTATAATACAAAATGAGCCTGAAAGAGGGCTCGGTTTCAAATACAGATTGAGCCTAAAGAAAAAATGGGTCATAATATAAGGTTATGACACTAAACATGAAAGACACGGCTATAA
This genomic stretch from bacterium harbors:
- the aroA gene encoding 3-phosphoshikimate 1-carboxyvinyltransferase; amino-acid sequence: MNLIIEKTQSLQGEAFIPGSKSQTIRGIIFGSLAKGTSEIKNPLISADTLAAVNGCRDLGAKIDVSNNNSWVVEGFDGNPFQPYKILDLGNSGTSLNLLTGISSLGNFKVTLNGDSSLRQRPLQPLLDALNTLGAKAISVNNNSCPPIEITGKIKGGRTKVDGISSQFVSSLLITTPLAERNTQIEVVNIHEKPYIDMTLNWLNEQNIRYEKSDDLTFFNIEGSQHYSSFIKNIPGDWSSATFLIVAGAITKSDILLKGLDINDTQGDKEVIKYLEKMGADIKVEAEGIRIKGRELTGTDIDLNNTPDALPALAVVGCFAKGTTTLCNVAHARIKETDRIKVMTQELIKMGADIRETQDGMIIKQSNLKGTTVDGHYDHRVIMALSLAGLISEGKTSISSSEAINITFPTFVKLMESLGAKIKMEV
- the aroC gene encoding chorismate synthase yields the protein MLGNTFGRIFRVTTCGESYGKGKGSGLATIVDGVPPGLKITKEVIQKELDKRKPGHGKLNSPRKETDKCEIFAGIGQDGVTTGVPLGIMVYNVDTQKVHIEQYRAYKDIFRPAHATYSFFLKYGEAQDWCGAGRASGRETVGRVAGGAVAKFILEREKIEILGYTKECMGIKAKNMSWEEIKKNYRKNEINCPDLKTAEMMEKKVLEIKDEGDTAGGIIELIAHNVPAGLGEPVFDKLNATIAQALCSIGAVKGIEFGAGFKVGNMKGSENNDQPYMSKDGKVRFKTNNAGGFLGGISTGEDIVVRIAVKPTPTISKEQTSINMSRMKEETLSPITRRDPTLVARIYVVAEAMMSMAILDSLYLARAYDSLAKLDKKWIKLKG
- the gcvT gene encoding glycine cleavage system aminomethyltransferase GcvT, coding for MDKLKKTIFHSRHIELKAKMVDFGGWSMPIQYSTGIIKEHLLTRSKAGLFDVSHMGRFLFKGKDAIPFLRYVLTNDVSALTPGLSQYTIISNENGVAIDDAYIYRLFEDEYMLVVNAGNKQKDWDYLRNMAVRFKNLEIIDKSEELSMISIQGPNSENILKKVISSGELPEKKNYISISKIGGTEILVSKTGYTGEPIGFELILETVQAIKVWDLLIGKEAYPVGLGARDTLRLEANLPLYGHELGTTPEGQEMPIFSFPLSRFGVSFKDTERDFIGKPSLLKQYNALQQFKIKDYTLIDDLPQTIKPITLTGKGIGRAGYKVFSQEKPVGYITSGTSVPYYTFDEEQIAETKSVRSICLALLSSDIQVNDSVNVEIRGEKVGAVVVKAHLRTKSYPYAKPILGKKQ
- a CDS encoding DUF2339 domain-containing protein, with the protein product MFLIFLIFAVIILHRISELDKRLKILEKKMGGISKEEERPPQPATSIDKLLDNKDLTLIDYTKKSVEYDESKSVVSEKSRKEWLRLEKIIGERWLVWVGVLLLSAGFAGFLKYAFEQGWIGEALRCFLGFLLGFIFIGISHHLRKKKFLTLAQGIFGLSLIIFYITIFTAYHFYKLFNIQLSFILFFLVTLGGMFVSVTSNSLATSLLSTIGAFLTPLLLVNPGTEIYYEPKLFIYLLILNLGVLFAVSFRKWRALPFLSFLFTLYYFIDWYLVKQDLRMISVFAGIYFLTFAITSLIYSIIKKEKSNWEDLLLVVANPLVFFLVFRDMFSMPALQNIKYILPYIPVFMAATYFILAYLIRKTNNKDKLLYFGFIGTSIGLLTLPVPMMVKNLWITFVWGVEAIILMMIGSKIDRKPLRVGGLIIFILVTARLFFIDTFFLYSQGKTGLLFLNTSFLTILLSSLTFLFSAVLLERGKNFSYEEKNYTKHLWSLFILGLFWISNIEIFSYFSGATGMLDGTEWLVSTIFWAIFALFLIFAEVKKETSLFRSAGLALLTLTFIKTIVDTLVISPNFYSPQFLFNFQFLSVGTVLVAMFLGAKQFGRKDISTLSYEKNSDIYLWTLFILLLFVEMNIQVYSSCNIVWNLGEDKLVAAISLLWILYGFGLLVVGLVKKILSLRISALSLFGLTLLKIISVDIKYIGSFAKMLVLIGAGIVLITGAYFYRRFRQKG
- a CDS encoding glycine zipper domain-containing protein produces the protein MKIKVVAGITLVAILLSGCAGIDEVLTPKTKTGAGVGAVAGGILGALVDSNRPWRGAIIGAAAGAAAGGWIGHTVDSKATSQAEVSADKDVVEQAVKEAVKNNATVKYSRTTEQGINEDIIAIPGTKTGNKQKVTVEYYKNGKLVSSEIREVTLI
- a CDS encoding OmpA family protein — translated: MKKIGGVAGFFVVLGILFSVYAVAQADGNQGYLIGGPKEVEATKATGQQMPAAIFFDSEKCEKEVPVREPRVTKKAVEKTEVQAVEPGEGNKGYLVGEPKEIEGTPKVKRAARPASIFTCPCSKAKRVVPVVEGPKPIVREVERVVEKPVEKIVYRDRVVEKVVEKPVEKIVYRDRVVEKPVEKIVYRDREVEKAVEKTVYVDKVTKESLNLKDVYFNWDSSAFTSVALRTLKSNIEILKANPEVKVNLVGSASPEGKTGYNQRLSERRVNAVKNYLTSNGKIASNRIITEAVGAMQVPTQDEWPFARKVGFFVAQ
- a CDS encoding dihydropteroate synthase, translated to MILIGELINGTRKSISKALQEKNVDYIKKLVSLQVENGADYIDINAGTGKGPQQEKEDLEWLVDITNEFVGTGVCIDSSDTEVIRYCLPLVKNNAVMLNSLSGETEKVAQIIPLLQEYPNSKVICLTMDDSGIPSNIDKKIEITQKLLGLLEKIGIKQENVFIDALVQPISTDWKNGILFLDSLKAIKERFPSVMTTCGLSNISFGLPSRTLVNKYFLAVGTVFGLDSVIADPCDAGIKEAICLGNVLSGKDEFCMNFIRMIREKNS
- a CDS encoding anaerobic ribonucleoside-triphosphate reductase — its product is MRKEKLEELLKKEDCNELVFCGKCHDCGSKVEVVAGIDNQGNVFAEGGAVYDVEPPSIREDNIFVKCEECFEKDPALSGYKPCEVYARVVGYLRPLKQWNAGKQAEWKVRKTYSVCQE
- the rpsU gene encoding 30S ribosomal protein S21, which gives rise to MRRNHDFERIFRQFKREVEREGIIREVKAKEFYEKPSQIRRRRKMRKERKFVSP